The Phyllobacterium zundukense DNA segment CCGAGACGTTCCGCATCTACGCAAGGGCAGCCGCCATTGCGGCTGGCATTGCGGTGATCGGAGCCGATACTGAGATCATCATTACGCGCACTGTCGGCCTGACCACGACAGTGATTGCAGAACTCGATAACATCGAAGAGATCACGGTCAACACACTAAATACGACGGCCAACAACGGCAACAGTACAACGCTGCCGGACGGCGGGACGAGCAACGGCGATACGATCCAGGTGATCGGCGACTTCAATGCCCCGTTCACCAGCCTCAGCTTCAGCACGATCACCATCGATGGCAACGCCGGGGACGACACGATCGATATCTCGTCCCTGGATTCGGCTCATCGCATCGTCTTCAGGTCCAACGGTGGTAACGACACGATCGTCGGTAACCTCCGACCCCAGGACGTGATCGAACTGCCAAACGGGGCGACCGTCGCCGATTACGAGGCGACGATCGAAGGCGGCGTCACCACACTAACCAGCAGCGCACATACCATTACGTTTACTGCCCCCGATGGCATGCCGCAGATCGGCGGGGACCCGGAGGATGATAACGATGTTCCTGCACCAGGAACAGGTTCGGACGCACCAGGGGTACCCGTCGTGGGTACTGCCAGTGCCGATGTTCTGCTGGGCACAGCCAATGGCGAGACCATGATCGCTCTTGGTGGCAACGACACTGCTTTGGGTGGCGCTGGAGCGGATGTCATGCGCGGCGATGACGGGGATGACTTCCTCAGCGCTGAAGGCGGCAACGATATGGCCTTCGGTGGTGCCGGTAATGACGATGTCCTCGGCGGCGACGGAAATGACATGCTCTACGGTGATGCCGGGTCAGATCGCCTCTTTGGCGATGCAGGAAATGACCTGATCAATGCCGGTACGGGTAATGACACGGCCTATGGCGGGGCTGGCAACGACACGTTCGTGGCTGAAGCCAGCGACGGTACCGACAGCTACTATGGCGATGCCGGCAATGACACGCTCGACATGGCTGCAATCACCGCAAGTCTCACCGTCGATCTCGGAACCGGGTTCTCGGGCCGAGGAAGCGCATCGAGCAGTCAATCGGGAAGTGACACGCTATGGAACGTCGAGAATGTCGTGACCGGATCGGGTGCAGATACGATCACGGCGAGTAAAGCAGTCAATATCATCGATGGCGGTGCCGGCAATGATACGTTCCGCTTCCTTTCCGAAGGGGACGCGGATGGGGATACGATCGCGGGCTTCCAGCCGGGAGACAAGATCGACCTCAGCGGTATCGACGCCAATAACGGTTCGGGCGGAAACCAGTCCTTCACGCTGGTTGCAGCTTCGACACTGAGTGGCGCCGCGCAACTGGTCGTCACGCATGAAACCCGCGAAGACGGCGACTACACGATCGTCCAAGGCAGCGTCGATGGGGATAGTGGGGCAGAGCTGCGCCTCAGCATCAAGGGTAACCACAACCTCACCAGCACGGATTTCAATCTGTAATCCGAACGGGGCGAGCCGGCACTGCCGGCTCGCCCCAAACATGCAGCAATAGCGCGGTGATGATCATGAGCCTCATAAACAGCCTGGCACGTAACACGAGTGAGAATGCGCGAAACGAGGGTGCAGCATGCAGGGTGCCCGGCCGTCAAGGGCCGATCGCCCTGTTCGATTTACCCTGGCTGCCTCTCTTTCTCATCGCGGTTTATGCCTTCCATGACGAACCCGCCTTGATCATTGCTGCACTCACCATGGCGATCATCGTGGTCGCCGCCGAGTTGATAACGCTGCGCCTGACCGCAGTGAGCAATCAGGCGATCACCTCGCATATTTCATTGCTCCAGAGCTACGAGCGCAATGCGGATCTGCTGGAGTCCATGGGCTTCGCAAGCAGTGAAGCTCGCTGGGTCGTCACCTATGAGCATCGGTCGGATGGGCCGTACACGGTCATCCACGGCAGTGTGAAGGGAGATGTCGAGGCGCAATTCGTGCTCAGCATCAAGGGCACGCACGACGTCGCGGATCTTCACAAGAACCTGCAGCCGCGCTTTCGCGGATTCGCTGGTTTGTCAGGGAACCATGCAACTCAACAACAAAAACGGTAGAGAAAAATGCGTAACAAAACCCCTTTAACCGGCATCAAGCGGAAAAATGCAGAGAAGCTGACACAAGGCTTTCGCGGGATATTCGTGTTTCTCTTCACCACTTCCGGGATCATCAATATCCTCGCGCTGACCGGCTCGTTTTACATGTTGCAGATTTACGACCGGGCCTTGACCAGCGGCAGCGTTCCGACGCTGCTGGCGCTTTCGGCCCTGGCGATAGGCCTGTATCTGTTTCAGGGCCTGTTTGACATCATCCGGTCGCAAGTGCTCGTCCGCGTGGGATCGCGTCTCGATAGCAGGATCGCGCCCATGGCGCATCAGGTAGCAATCGACATGCCACGTTTTGGCTTTTCCACTGCCGAGGCTTTGGAGCGTGGCCGCGATGTCGATACGGTCCGTGGATTCCTGGGCAGCCAGGGGCCTGTCGCCCTGTTCGATCTGCCATGGATGCCGCTTTATCTGATTTTTGTCTACATGCTGCACCCTTATCTCGGCGCACTTACATTTGCAGGCGCCTTCATTCTGTCCATGTTGACGATCGCAACAGAGCTCATGACCCGCCGTCTCGCGAGCTCCACCCATCAGGCAGCGATAACGCGCAATGCGATTGCCGATTCCAATGCCCGCAACGCCGAAATATTGAAGGCCATGGGCTTTGCAGGAAGGGCCGTGGATCGCTTCAACCGCGCCAATCAGGAACACCTCGAACTTCAAACGCGCACCAACGACATCAGTGGGACATTCGGTGCACTTTCCCGCGTGCTCAGAATGGTGCTGCAGTCGGCCGTGCTTGGCCTCGGCGCCTGGCTCACAATCCAGGGTGAATTGTCGGCCGGCGCCATTATTGCAGCATCGGTTGCCTCGGCCCGTGCGCTCGCTCCTGTCGACCTTGCCATCGGCAACTGGAAGAGCGTTGTGGCGGCTCGTACGGCATTTAATAGGCTCAAGGAAACCGTCGTCGCGCTTTCTTCCGTCGAGGCGCCGATGGATTTGCCCGCTCCCGTGGGCTCGCTGAAAGTTGAGAAGATTACGGTTGCCGCGCCCGGCTCGGGACGAGTCCTGTTGAGCGAGGTGAGTTTCGAGATCGCGGCGGGGCAGGCGCTTGGAATCATCGGCCCGAGCGGCGGCGGCAAGACCACACTCGCCCGGGCCCTGACCGGCATCTGGCCGACGTTGCGTGGCAGCGTCCGGCTGGACGACGCAGAACTGACGCAGTGGTCAGACAGCAACCTCGGCCAATATGTCGGCTATCTCCCGCAGGATGTAGCGTTACTCGACGCCACGGTGGAAGAAAATATCTCCCGTCTCGAACCCAAGGTCGATCCTCGTGCGATCGTCGAGGCCGCACAGATCACAGGCATCCACGAAATGATCGTGCGTATGCCCGATGGTTACCGCACTGCATTGGGTCCGCAGGGCGCGTCCCTTTCGGCTGGGCAGCGCCAGCGTATCGGGCTTGCACGCGCCCTTTATCGGAATCCCTTCATCGTTATCATGGATGAGCCCAACTCGAACCTCGACGGCGAGGGGGAGATGGCACTTACCCAGGCGATCAAATCCATTCGGGAGCGCGGCGGCATAGCCATTGTCATCGCCCATCGGCCAAGCGCTCTGGCTGCGGTCGATATGGTGGCCGTTATCCAGAACGGCAAGATGGTGGCCTTCGGGCCAAAGGACGAGGTTCTCAAGCCGTCCGCACCCGCAGAGACAGTCAACAGACCCGCGCCTGCCGCAGAAAATGCGCCGCGCGTCACATCGAGGGTTTCAGCATGACGATCGAGGTCAAGGGTACCAAGTCAGCCAAGCCGGACACTGAGGACTCCTATGAGCAGTATGTTCTGAAAAACCAGGACAAACGGTCAAGTGCGCCACTCTTCTTCACGGTCTTCCTGACGGGGCTTGCGCTCTATCTAAAGAGCGCATTCCCGCGTCTGAGCAACCCCGAACCCGAAGCCGAAGCCAAAACTCCGCCCCAGGATGAGGCGGCGGCCGCAAATGCGGTCGAGGTTGGGGCGCCTCCTGTAACGATCGATATGCATGAAGAAGCCAGGGAAAAGAAGATCGGTTCTGGCGGGCGCCTGTTCGATTCCGCAAATTCGCGCTTTGAGCTGGACGATTCACCGCTGATCGATGTTCAAAATCTCAGTCTGCCCAGCCTCGCGCTCTTGAAGAGTTTTGGAGGGATGTCGTTTTCCTTCCACGCTGCCAATGACAATCAATGGGGCGGCGGCGGGATGTCAAGGCTGCCGTCAGTTGGCAGTGGCGGTTCAAATCCCCAGGCTTTACCGGAACACGATATCGATATCGACAACGATACCGACGAGGACGAAGACGAAGACACAGACACCGACACCGACGATGTTTCAAACCGCGCGCCTCGGGTCAACGGACCGGTCTATCTGGCGGATGTCTTTGGCTGTGCCGTTGCTCTGATCGGACTTTCCGATCTGTTGCGCGGTGCCGTCGATCCGGATGGCGATCCACTTCTGATCCAGAATATAACGGTTTCCTCGGGAACGCTGACCCAGACGGCCGGCGGCTGGTATTTCGATGCGGCAATGCTCGGGCCTGTGACGGTTACCTATCTGGTTACCGATGGCAAACTCTCCGTGCTGCAGACCGCGCAATTCTCGGTGCTCAGGAACCCGCCGGTCATCGGAACTGCGGGCGACGATCTGCTGATCGGAACCGACTGCGCCGATGATATCGACGGACGCGAGGGAAATGACAATATCGACAGCCGGGGTGGAAGCGACACGGTGAATGGCGGCAGCGGTGACGATCATATCGTCGCTGGCAGCGGCAATGACATTATCCTGGCGGGCCTTGGTGACGACATTGTTCTGGGCGGCGTCGGTGACGATCAGATCTGGGGCGGCAGTGGCAATGACCGGCTGTTTGGTGATGAGGGTCGTGACACCATTTTCGGCGAAAGCGGTGATGATGCAATCAGTGGCGGTGATGGCGATGATCTGCTGTTCGGAGGCGAGGGCAACGACATCGTCACCGGTGACCTTGGCCGCGATACGATCCACGGCGACAGCGGCAATGACAAACTCGATGGCGGGGGCGATAACGATATCGTTCTCGGACAAGCCGGGGAGGATACGGTTGACGGCGGTGCCGGCGACGATTTCGTCAGCGGCGGTCAGGGTGTGGATGTTGTTCGTGGTGGTGACGGCGCGGATGTCGTTGCGGGCGAAGCCGACCAGGTAGCTGACATCTATGATGGCGGCACGGGCATCGACACACTGGACTATTCCGCCGTTTTGCATGGCAGCACGGTCGATCTCGAGCACGGCACAGCAAGCAGTACGGAAATTGGCTTCGATACAATCTCAGGCTTTGAAATTCTCGCCGCTGGAGCAGGGGATGACGACGTCCAGGGAAGCGATGCCGACGAAACGATCTATGGCAATGCCGGTGATGACGTCATCGATGGTGCAGGGGGCGCTGACGTTGTGTCCGGTGGTGCTGGCAACGATCAACTGTCCGATGGTTCGGGCGCAGATACCGTCAGCGGCGACGCCGGCACTGACAGTGTTACAGCTGCTCTGGATGCAACTGATGATAGCTATGATGGCGGTACAGGAATGGACACGCTCGATTACTCGGCTGCCCTCATGTCCGTCATCATTGATCTTGTGGCCGCCAATGCCAGCGGCGCCGAAATCGGCACTGACAGTGTGACGAACTTCGAGGTGATCAAGACGGGTGAAGGCGCCGACGAAATCGGCGGCAGCACCGCCAGCGAAAGCATCTTCGGGAATGGGGGGGATGATACCATCTCCGGAGGCAGCGGTAGCGACACATTATCGGGTGGCGCGGGGAACGACGTGATTGCTGATGGCGAAGGATCCGATTCCGTTGAGGCCGGGAGCGGCGATGATGTGGTGCAAGCTGCTGCTGATGCCAGCGATGACATATATTCGGGTCAGGCTGGATCCGATACACTCGATTATTCGCAGTCGGCGCTCGGGGTCCTTGTCGACCTGGATACCGGCGCAGCAACTGGCTTCGACATCGGTCAGGATACTATCAGCGGATTTGAAAAAGTCGTGACCGGCAGCGGCGACGACACTATCATCGTTGGAACCAATGCAATGGTGATCGAGGGTGGCGGGGGCGCGGACACGTTCGAGTTCCACATTCCGGAGGGAAGCTCCAGCGCCGAGGTCATCCACCAGATCCTCGACTTCATGGTCGGCGACCGCATCGAAATGTCGAGGTATGAGATATTTGAAGACGTTATCG contains these protein-coding regions:
- a CDS encoding type I secretion system permease/ATPase, which codes for MRNKTPLTGIKRKNAEKLTQGFRGIFVFLFTTSGIINILALTGSFYMLQIYDRALTSGSVPTLLALSALAIGLYLFQGLFDIIRSQVLVRVGSRLDSRIAPMAHQVAIDMPRFGFSTAEALERGRDVDTVRGFLGSQGPVALFDLPWMPLYLIFVYMLHPYLGALTFAGAFILSMLTIATELMTRRLASSTHQAAITRNAIADSNARNAEILKAMGFAGRAVDRFNRANQEHLELQTRTNDISGTFGALSRVLRMVLQSAVLGLGAWLTIQGELSAGAIIAASVASARALAPVDLAIGNWKSVVAARTAFNRLKETVVALSSVEAPMDLPAPVGSLKVEKITVAAPGSGRVLLSEVSFEIAAGQALGIIGPSGGGKTTLARALTGIWPTLRGSVRLDDAELTQWSDSNLGQYVGYLPQDVALLDATVEENISRLEPKVDPRAIVEAAQITGIHEMIVRMPDGYRTALGPQGASLSAGQRQRIGLARALYRNPFIVIMDEPNSNLDGEGEMALTQAIKSIRERGGIAIVIAHRPSALAAVDMVAVIQNGKMVAFGPKDEVLKPSAPAETVNRPAPAAENAPRVTSRVSA
- a CDS encoding calcium-binding protein, with product MTIEVKGTKSAKPDTEDSYEQYVLKNQDKRSSAPLFFTVFLTGLALYLKSAFPRLSNPEPEAEAKTPPQDEAAAANAVEVGAPPVTIDMHEEAREKKIGSGGRLFDSANSRFELDDSPLIDVQNLSLPSLALLKSFGGMSFSFHAANDNQWGGGGMSRLPSVGSGGSNPQALPEHDIDIDNDTDEDEDEDTDTDTDDVSNRAPRVNGPVYLADVFGCAVALIGLSDLLRGAVDPDGDPLLIQNITVSSGTLTQTAGGWYFDAAMLGPVTVTYLVTDGKLSVLQTAQFSVLRNPPVIGTAGDDLLIGTDCADDIDGREGNDNIDSRGGSDTVNGGSGDDHIVAGSGNDIILAGLGDDIVLGGVGDDQIWGGSGNDRLFGDEGRDTIFGESGDDAISGGDGDDLLFGGEGNDIVTGDLGRDTIHGDSGNDKLDGGGDNDIVLGQAGEDTVDGGAGDDFVSGGQGVDVVRGGDGADVVAGEADQVADIYDGGTGIDTLDYSAVLHGSTVDLEHGTASSTEIGFDTISGFEILAAGAGDDDVQGSDADETIYGNAGDDVIDGAGGADVVSGGAGNDQLSDGSGADTVSGDAGTDSVTAALDATDDSYDGGTGMDTLDYSAALMSVIIDLVAANASGAEIGTDSVTNFEVIKTGEGADEIGGSTASESIFGNGGDDTISGGSGSDTLSGGAGNDVIADGEGSDSVEAGSGDDVVQAAADASDDIYSGQAGSDTLDYSQSALGVLVDLDTGAATGFDIGQDTISGFEKVVTGSGDDTIIVGTNAMVIEGGGGADTFEFHIPEGSSSAEVIHQILDFMVGDRIEMSRYEIFEDVIDSLEDRFEEAYGDQAAAQPLPIRVRHEGTDELEQTLIEVDMDRDDHYEMTINLSGHHMLMIIENPLSENAIVT